Proteins encoded within one genomic window of Candidatus Omnitrophota bacterium:
- a CDS encoding type II secretion system protein, with protein MNKSAGFTLIELLIVVAIIGVLAAIAVPNFLNARTRAIVARVQGDIAAIGAALDMYHIDHNQYPPFMPASGPNDLGKYGLKKLTTPVSYIGNAILWDPFMAKGKETNHGPAYPPPYNYIYHDKATCGGDGSAWWENYDPQFKYMWYLCSVGPDELFYHPNTSAPRWNWLISYQPSNGIVSMGNIYLYGPGRATEKEIQAPSGT; from the coding sequence ATGAATAAGAGCGCGGGATTTACCTTGATCGAGTTGCTTATCGTCGTCGCCATCATCGGCGTCTTGGCGGCCATTGCGGTTCCCAATTTTCTCAATGCGCGCACTCGCGCCATTGTCGCTCGAGTGCAAGGGGATATCGCCGCCATCGGCGCGGCGCTGGATATGTATCATATCGATCATAACCAATATCCTCCATTTATGCCTGCAAGCGGACCCAACGATCTGGGCAAATATGGACTGAAAAAACTGACAACGCCCGTGTCGTATATCGGCAACGCCATTCTCTGGGATCCATTTATGGCCAAAGGCAAAGAGACCAACCACGGTCCCGCTTATCCTCCACCGTACAATTACATCTACCACGACAAGGCGACTTGCGGCGGAGACGGCAGCGCCTGGTGGGAAAATTACGATCCCCAATTTAAATATATGTGGTATTTATGCTCCGTTGGGCCGGACGAACTTTTTTATCATCCCAATACCAGCGCCCCGCGTTGGAATTGGCTGATATCTTATCAACCGAGCAATGGGATTGTCAGCATGGGGAATATCTATCTGTACGGTCCCGGACGCGCTACGGAAAAAGAGATTCAGGCGCCCAGCGGAACTTGA